The genomic region TTGTCCTGTGTTAAAGTAAAGAACCAAAGGGTTGGTCGTTATTTTTTCGTACAGTGCCTGTATTTCTGCATCGGCGTCTTCGGATTTATTGTCCAAACCATAAGAGACTGGCCCCTTAAAAACGACACCATCCGCAACCATATCATCCATAAGCAGGCCCATGGTATTTATCTGAGCAGAGGGAATACCATTTTCCGCTAAATGGTTTTTGACCGCATTGGCACGAGCTAACCCAAGATTTGGAAAAGCGGATTTATTGGCTTCATCGCTTTTGTAGTAACCGGTTACATTCAGCACTTTTTCAGCATTTTCCGATAAGTATGTTCTAAGGCTACTGATACCGTCAGTCACTTTTTGTGAAAGTGGCATCAAGATCGAGGACGACGACATATTAAAATTATAGTTGTCGTTTACATTGTAGGCATAATCACCATCGCTAAAAGCAAAGGGATATGATGTGGCTTCGGGTACTGCCGGAACAACTACTTCATCTTTGGGTTCTTCTTTTGCCATTACGCTGCACTCGCTGCAATAGGTAATGTAAAAATAAGTCCCCGCTAGAATGGTGAGTAGGATCCCGATCAGGTTCGTTGTTGTTTTACTCATTGTTAATAATCATTTAGTGTTTAGACTACAATGTATTAAAAAAAACCTAAAAAATGTTAAAAAGAGATGCCTTAAATCTTCTTTATCAAACAGTTAATACATTAAAGTGGTATTTGATGATGCTATAAAACACAATACATCAATTTGTGAAATACAATCTGCAAACTATACAGAAAACAGTACCAGTTATAAAATTATGTCTTTTTCATAAGGGAAAAGATGCCATATTTGAATGTAAATTTAAATTGGAAACCCTATTTCTCCCGACAAGGTTCCGGCATTGAAATAGGGTTTAAACGTATAAAGTTTGAGTTAGTTAATTTTAAAAGACCCGTTATTATTTTGGGAGAAATAACAACGGGTCTTTATTGATACTCTATTTTAACGTTGATGGAATAAACGATATTCTCTTCTTCCTAAACCAACAGGCTTACGTCATTTAAATGGTTAATCTACAATCGCTGTAACATTGTTAAAGAATATAGCATTGATATGCCAGTTTGATTTTTTTCAGAAAAGTGAACAACTACCCTTTTTGAAAGTAATCATATGTTTATCTGTAAAAATTACGGTAACATCAAAATCTCAATAATGCTATAAATCAAATTTTATTCCTTGCGCCAAAGGTAGCTCAGTCGTGTAATTAATGGTGTTGGTTTGCCTTCTCATATAAACCTTCCATGCATCGGAACCACTTTCACGACCGCCGCCTGTTTCTTTCTCACCGCCAAAAGCTCCGCCAATCTCAGCTCCAGAAGTGCCTATGTTTACATTGGCAATACCACAATCACTACCTGAGGCCGATAAAAAACGCTCCGCTTCCCTAAGGTTATTGGTCATTATTGCAGAAGAAAGGCCTTGTACCACTCCATTTTGTATCGCGATGGCATTTTCGACTTCCCCAGTATACTTTAACAAGTAAAGCACGGGGGCAAAGGTCTCGTGCTGCACGATTTCAAAATCGTTTTTAGCTTCGGCAATAGCAGGTTTTACATAACACCCGCTTTCGTAACCTTCTCCTTGCATAACACCACCTTCTACTATAATTTGCCCACCTTCGGCAACCACTTTTTCCAAGGCGTTGTTGTATTGTGCCACGGCATCGGTATCTATCAAAGGTCCTACATGATTGTTTTCGTCCAAGGGGTTGCCAATGCGTAATTGTTCGTAGGCGTCGACAATGGCATTTTTTACCTTATCGTATATCGAATCGTGTATGATCAACCTGCGTGTTGAGGTACAACGTTGACCGGCCGTACCCACTGCACCAAACACGGCACCTATTACCGTCATTTTAATATCGGCATCGGGAGTAACGATAATGGCATTGTTTCCACCAAGCTCCAATAATGATTTTCCAAGTCTGGCAGCAACGGCCTGGGCCACAATTTTTCCCATACGTATGGAGCCCGTTGCCGAGACTAGAGGAATTCGACCATCATTGGTCATCATTTCCCCAACTTTATAATCGCCATTGATCAAACAGGAAATCCCTTCTGGTAATCCATTGGCCTTAAAGACCTCAGCGGCAATATGCTGGCAGGCTACGCCACATAAAGGTGTTTTTTCAGAAGGTTTCCAAACACAAACATCACCGCAGATCCATGCCAAAGCGGTATTCCACGCCCAAACGGCAACCGGAAAGTTAAAAGCCGATATGATACCAACAACACCCAAAGGGTGGTATTGCTCGTACATTCTGTGTCCCGGACGTTCCGAATGCATGGTAAGACCGTGCAGCTGTCTTGAAAGGCCTACGGCAAAATCACATATATCGATCATTTCCTGAACTTCGCCCAGACCCTCTTGGTAACTTTTTCCCATTTCATAAGACACCAATTTTCCCAAAGGTTCTTTTGATTCACGTAATTTGTCACCAAATTGTCGCACGATTTCCCCGCGCAAAGGAGCAGGTTTTTTGCGCCAAGATTGAAATGCTGTTGTTGCCGTTGACATTACTTTTTCGTAGTCGGTTTTGGATGTGGTCTTAACTTTTCCGATTAAAGTTCCATCAACTGGAGAGTAAGATTCTATTACCTCTCCTGAAGAAAAGTTATCGGACCCAGTGGAAGTTCCTTCGTTTAAGGCTGCTATCCCCAAAGCTTTTAACGCTTCATCAATACCAAATTCAGTTGCGATTTTTGACATTTTATAACTTTTTGAACGTGAATTGTTACATTTTTACAAAATTACGAAATCAACTTTTGATTTGCCCGATAATCGAAACATAAACCTTGAGTTGCTTTCAATACTTTTTTGCTGATCTATGAGTCAGCTCGTTATTCTTTTCTAAGAACCGTGATTTTCGTGATCTTTTCATGATTTACCTCATAAATCAATACCAGTTCCAAAGGAGTGTTGCTACCCTTTCTTCCGGTTATGTATTCATGGTCGATTATTTTGTTATCGAATACGGTTCGTGTCAATATTCTGGAGTGAAGTTTTGGTGAACTTTTGAATAGGGCATCGTATACATTCTTGCATTGGTCATAACCGTCTACCGTGGTTTTTCCCGTTTCAAAATCGTAGATTTTGATATTGGCACCAATGACCGACATAAATCCCTCAATATCAAGATTATTATAGGTTTCCAATTGTTTTTGTACAACTTCTTCGGGAGTCATTTGGGCATTTGAGGATGTAATGATAATCAATAGGATAACTGTTGATAGACTTTTCATAACCTGAATAGGATTAGGGCAATTGATATCAATGCAGGCAATGCTTGAACATAAAAGATTTTTTTTGATACGGTCAGCGCCCCATAAATCCCTGCAATGGCAACACACGCCAAAAAGAAAAGGGCAATGTTACTGCTCCAATTTGGATCGCCGATAAAATACGTCCAAATTAGCCCAGCAGCTAAAAAACCGTTATATAAACCTTGATTGGCTGCCATAGGTTTTGTAGGCTCAAAGAGCTCTGGAGGAAATTTTCGAAATATTTTCCTGCCCTTGGTCGTCCATGCAAACATTTCAAAGTACAAGAAATATATGTGGAGCAATGCTACGAAACCTATCAGGATATTAGTTAACATCCCCATTATTCCTTAGCTATAAAACGTTCGTCTACTGGCATTACGGTACCGCAGTTATCACAAGTACGCAATTCTTCGGAGCTGTAGAAATATTTGAAATGACCTAAAAAGTCTTTTTCGATATCGTTCAGCGTGAAATAGGCTTCGTACAATTTGTTGTTACAATTATCGCAGAACCAGAGCAAACCGTCATCAACCTTCATATGCGCTCGTTTGCGTTCAATAACCAAGCCAATTGAACCTTTGTGACGAACTGGGGAATGCGGTATCTTGGCCGGGTGCAGGTACATGTCACCTGGCCCAAGTTTCATGGTTTTCTTTTTCCCGTCCTCTTGAATATGAACCTCGATATCCCCCTCTAATTGATAGAACAGCTCCTCGGTTTCGTTGTAGTGGTAGTCTTTTCTCGCGTTTGGTCCCGCAACGACCATAACAATGTAATCGCCCGCATCTTTATATAAATTTTTATTGCCAACAGGAGGTTTTAAAGTGTCCCTGTTATCTTCTATCCATCGGGTAAGGTTAAAAGGAGGTGCTATTGACATACTTTAGAGTTAAAGTTAATGATTCGTATTATCAGTACATCACGACGTACATAAGGTGTACTATCATCTACGGTTCATGTCAAATTTAGTAAAAGATATTGGCTTGGGAACCACTTATCTGTAGAACAGTTGCGTAAAGTAGTAATTGCCGTTAGCATCTTTTTTTACGCTCACTGCGGTATGTGTAAACTTACCCTCCATGGTATTTTTATGATGAACACTTTTCAACCAACCCTGAAATGCCCCAGCTGCCGTATCATAATCTTTGGCCACATTTTCGGCTACCATTTCGGCATTTGCTTTGGAAGAGATTTTAGAGGCCCGGGAACTAAAATTATCATGGCTCAGGCTTCCTTTGGATATCATATAGTCATTATGGGCATTGGCATACTCATAGGCCACTTCACTAAAAAGTAAAGCGGGCCTGTTTAATGATGCCCTGTGATTATTGACAATTTCCAGTAATTCCGTTTCTACTTCTACTGCGTTTTCCGCTTTGGTAATATTCGTTGTATCGCCATCGATAGGCTCTGATGAGCAAGAGGCCAAGGTACAAACAAACAAAACGAACGCAGCGTAGTGCATTCTCACTTTCATATAATGTTCTATCTGTAAGTAGGCTTTTGTAGGTAGGTGTAAGAATGGGGGTATTCTCGTATTTTGTGAAGATGATCGGGGTTAAATCTTCGATGTAATGATACATAATATATTCAAAACAGCTTTGAAGAAACATTCTTTTTCGATGAAATGCAATTTTTTTAAAATGATGTAAACCAAAACGGACCAATATTAGAGGTTTAAAATCTGTATTACAGAAAATAGCGTATATATTTATATTATTTCCCCTCCTTACAATAGAACGCCTAATTTCCAAGTTATATGATATCACGGAATACAGGGAGCTATTTTACATTACAAACACTTTATATTTACCGTTTTAAATCCATAATTAGATGCACACGAAATCTATTCTTCGTCTTTCAGTATTTTTTTTGCTTTTGGTTGGATGTAAATCCAAACAGGAAAATTTAGCAGATCAATTAGACAATCTAAATAAATATCAAGAATATGTGAATCAGGTCTCCCATGGCATAATTTCTGCCCAAAGTAATGTTCGCGTGGTTTTGAACACACCTGTAGAAACTTGGAACAATGGGGACGAACTGGATAATGATCTATTGGTGGTATCACCAAAAGTAAAAGGTAAGGTAGTGGCTTTGGATAACCGTACCATTGCCTTTGTTCCTGAAAACGGCTTTGACCAAGACACGCAATACCAGTTTACGTTGCTGCTAGAGGATATTGTCAAAGAGATTCCCGATGAGTTGGAAACCTTGTCTTTTAGTGTAAAGACATTAAAACAACAGTTTAATGTATATACCGATGCTTTACAATCCTACTCCAAAGAAAAACAATATTTGAACGGGCAAATAAGGTCTTCGGATGTTCTTGCCTTAGAGCGTGCAAAAGAATTGATTTCGGCAAAACACAAGGGAAAATCAATACACATAAAGTTTGACAATGTGGTCAAAAAGGGAACCCAATTTCAATTTAAGATCGATAGTATTCAACGATATGAAGAAGACTCCGAAATAGAGATCACATGGGACGGTGGCAAATTCAATATTGAGAGTAAAGGAAAAAGCACCATCAAAATCCCCGGTAAAAACAATTTTACGGTACTTGACGCCACGGTAACGACCGGTGAAGACCAGTTGGTATTGGTCAATTTTTCCGATCCCATAAAAAAAGGTCAGAACTTCAAAGGTTTAGTGGTCTTGGAAGGCGACAACAATCTCAAATATGCCGTGGAGGGCAACTCGCTAAAAGTGTATCCCTCCCTTGATATTAAAGGGACGGTAAATTTAGAAGTGTTTCGAGGTATTGAAAGTGAGGACGGCCATAAATTAAAGCAAAAGTTTACAGAGCGTATTGCTTTTGAACAACTGAAGCCCCAAATCAGATTTCTCACTAACGGTACTATTTTACCATCGTCAAATAACCTAAAAATTAATTTTGAAGCGGTCAATTTAAAAGCTGTGGATGTTTCCGTTCTCAAAATATATCAGAACAACATTCTCCAGTTTTTACAAGGAAATAATTTAAATGGCACGTATAACTTAAGAAGTGTGGCCAGGCCCATCGTCACCAAAAAAATCATACTGCAAAACAGCCTTTCGAATGCCAACGGCAAATGGTCCGCCCATGCCTTGGACCTAAGCTCTATAATAACCCCCGAAAGAGGCGCTATGTACAGGGTTGAACTTAACTTTAGGCCCAGTTACAGTTCTTATAAATGTGATGCTACGAATTTTGACCCCGAACCAGAGGCCACCGAGAATTTTGACGAGGAACAAGAAGATAGCTCATGGGACGGCATCGAAAATTATTACGACGATTACGGTTATTATGATTATAACTGGAACGAACGGGAAAACCCATGTGACAAATCCTATTATTATGATAAAAAAATAGGAACCAACGTTTTGGCCACAGACCTTGGTGTAACAGTAAAAAGAGGGGTGAACAAAAGCTATTTCGTTGCCGTAAACGATATTTTGAATACCGACCCTATAGCAGGGGCAAAGGTTACTTTTTATAATTTTCAACAACAGCCCATAGGTAGCGTAACTACAGATGCGGATGGGACTTCCATTTTTGATTCGCCCAAACTGGCTTACTTCGCCGTAGCTGAGAATAACGGACAAAAGAATTATGTAAAACTAAACGATGGGAATGTGCTATCGGTCAGCAAATTTAATGTTTCTGGGGTGCAGCTTCAAAAAGGTATCAAGGGCTTCATTTTTGCGGAGCGCGGGGTTTGGAGACCGGGTGACCAAATTTTCCTTTCGTTCATGTTGAACGACAATGCCAACGATTTACCTGCAAACCATCCCATAAAACTGGAATTGCTAGATCCCTACAACAAGGTTCTGCATAGGGAAATAAAGACGAACGGACTCAATAATTTTTATCATTTTGATATAAAGACCAATGAAAACGCACCAACAGGAAACTGGTTGGCCAAAGTATCGGTTGGTGGGGCATCATTTACAAAGACCATTAAAATCGAAACCATAAAACCAAACCGTTTGAAGATAAAGACCGAGTTCAACGCTGAAGTTTTGAACGGTGCGAAGCCCATACAGGGCAATATGGAGGTGAAGTGGCTGCACGGCGCGGTCGCTAAAAATTTGAAAGCCGACATTACGGCAAAATTCAATCCTACGACAACACAATTCAAGACATTTCCCGGTTATATTTTTGACGACCCTACCCGTAGTTTTTCTACGGAAGAGCAAGTGGTGTTCAACAATAAAATTGACGCAGAGGGTAAGGCTGGTTTCAGTATAAATCCGCAACTTTCCGGTAAGGCGCCCGGGATGTTGAGCGCTGCGTTCATTACCAAGGTATATGAAAATGGGGGGGATTTTAGTACCGATGTTTTTACAAAACCCTATTCGCCCTTTGATACCTACATCGGATTGAACGCCCCTAAAGGAGATAAGACCCGAGGTATGTTGTTGACCGATGTAAAACATAAATTTGAAGTGGTAACCGTTGATGAGAACGGCAAGCCAAAGGCCACAAAAAACTTAAAAGTAAGTGTGTTCAAGGTGAATTGGAGATGGTGGTGGGACACCTCTGCCGATAACCTTTCCAATTACAGTAGTAGTCAATACCGCGAGATGGTCTATGAAACCACCATGAATACGGGCACTAACGGAAAAGGAAATTTCAATTTTGAATTAAAATACCCGGGTTGGGGCAGATATTTAGTTCGTGTAGAGGATCCCGATGGAGGTCATGCCACAGGTAAGGCCGTATATATTGATTGGCCGGGTTGGGCGGGAAAATCAAGGAAAAATGACCCCTCTGCGGCTACTATGCTTGTTTTTTCCACGGATAAGGAAACCTATAACGTGGGAGAAATGGCAACGATAACCTTCCCAAGCTCCAAAGGTGGTAGGGCCTTGGTTACCGTAGAAAATGGAAGTGAAGTTTTGGAATCCCTTTGGGTAGATACCGTAGAAGGCGAGACCAAATTCGATTTGCCCATTACAGAACTCTACACGCCCAATATTTATATCAACATTGCGTTGCTGCAACCGCATGCATCCACTAAAAATGATTCCCCTATCAGGTTATACGGTGTAACGGGGATAGGTGTGGAAAACAAAGAGACAAAATTACAGCCTAAAATTACCATGCCAGAGGTTTTGCGACCCGAAGAAACTATTACGGTAAAGGTTGGTGAGCAAAATAAAAAGGCAATGACCTACAGTATTGCCATTGTAGATGAAGGCTTGTTGGATTTGACCCGATTCAAAACCCCAAACCCATGGGATGCTTTTTATGCCAAAGAAGCTTTGGGTGTAAAGACTTGGGATGTTTACGGCGATGTTGTAGGTGCTTTTGGCGGGAGGATAGACCAAGTATTTGCCATTGGTGGCGACGGTGAACTGGCGGGAGCAAAAAATAAAAAAGCAAACCGTTTTGAGCCCATGGTGGTACATTTAGGGCCATTCAGTTTAAAGGATGGAGAGACCAAAACCCATAAAATTCAGATTCCGAAATACGTTGGTTCCGTTCGCACCATGGTAGTAGCCGGTAACCCTAAAAAAGAAGCCTATGGTATGGCCGAAAAAACAACGCCTGTTCGTAAGCCCTTGATGATATTGGCATCGTTGCCCAGAAAAATAACACCTGGTGAGAGAGTTACCTTGCCGGTTACCGTATTCGCTATGGAAAAGAAGGTAAAGAACGTAACCTTAAAAATAAAGAAGGATAAATCGTTTACCGTTGAGGGCAACACGACGCAGACCTTGAATTTTAGCCAGCCCGATGAAAAAATGGCCTACTTTCAATTGAACGTAGCCGATTTTAAGGGAATTGGCAAAGTAACGGTAGAAGCTTCGGGCAATGGAGAGAAAGCCTCCTTTGAAATTCCCATTGATGTGGTAAATCCCAACCCCATGACTTCTGAAGTTACAGAAATCGTTTTGGAAGGCAACGCCAGTGAAACCTTAAATTTTGAGACTTTTGGGGTTGCGGGCAGTAATACTGCGCAAATCGAATTTTCTACATTGCCTCCGATGAATTTCAATGGTCGTATGCAGTATTTGATCCGTTACCCCCATGGGTGTGTTGAGCAAACTACATCGGGTGCATTTCCCCAGTTGTATCTGTCGGATATTTTTGATATGGGCGGCAACCGTAAAAAACAGGTACAGCAAAATATAGATAGGGCCATTAAGCGATTGGGAGGAATGCAAAATGCCAACGGTGGCTTCTCATATTGGCCTGGTCAAAATTATGCCAATGATTGGGGAACTACCTTTGCCGGACATTTTCTTTTAGAGGCCGAAAAGAAAGGTTATGTGCTTCCCATAGGGTTTACGTCCAGTTGGGTGAAATACCAACAAAGCATGGCCAAACAATGGCGTTCGGGCAGTAACAATTCCGACCTTGCGCAAGCTTACCGATTGTATACCTTAGCACTTGCCGGTAATGCAGACGTTGCGAGCATGAACCGTTTACGGGAGACCAAAGGCATCTCGAACGAAGCCAAATTCCGCTTGGCGGCAACCTACGCTTTGATCGGTCAGGCAGGGGTGGCCAAACAAATTTTGTCTACCGCAAAGCTAGATTTTGAAGCCTACAAACACGATTACTATACCTACGGATCTTCGGACAGGAACAGGGCCATGGCACTGGAAACATATGTATTGTTAAAAGACAAGGCCAAAGCGCAAGATTTGGCGAAGACCATTGCCAAAAGGTTATCTGATAAACAATGGATGAGTACCCAGAGTACGGCATACAGTTTATTGGCTATGGCAAAATTTGCCGAAATGGTCGGTGGAAAAGGAATCAAAGCAAACCTAATCGTTAATGGAAAGTCGGTAAACGTTGCTACGGCAAAGACATTGGCCAGTCGCAAGATCGATGTTAAAAAAGGCGATAATACTATCAATCTTAAAAATACCGAAGGCAATACGGTATATGTGAGTGTTGTGAACAGTGGAATTTTACCGGTGGGCGAGGAGAAGACCATCCAGAAAAATTTATTTGCCCAAATACGATTCAAGGGAAGAAACGGCTCAAGGATAGACCCCACAAAAATTACCCAGGGAACTGATTTTGTGGCCGAGGTAACCTTGACCAATACCACCTCCAATAATTTGAAGGACATGGCCTTGACCGAAATTTTCCCAAGCGGATGGGAAATTGTGAATACCAGATTTACCGATTTTGGAAATTTCGCCCAAAACCAGGTTACGTATACCGATTTGCGCGATGACCGGGCCAACTTCTATTTTGATATGAAAAAGAACGAGACCAAAACCTTTCGGATTTTATTGAACGCTTCGTATTTAGGGAAATATTATTTACCTGGTATACAGGCAGAAGCCATGTACGATAATGATTATATGGTAAGGACCAATGGGCAATGGGTCGAGGTAATACAATAGTGCTATTATAAATCAAAAAAAGTCCCCATGTGAGAATTAATCTCATGGGGACTTTTTTTGATTTTTGGGAAACCTAGATATATTTAAGAAACCATTAATTTATCTTTTGATAGCATTTTGGCCCAAGAAATGGCATTGTCCAAAGACTTAAAGCGCTTGAACTGGGTATTTATAAAAAGCTTTTCCAAAATAGCGTTCAAAAAACCAAGTTGGGTGTAGGTTACTATGCCATAACCTTTGAGTTTGTAACCGTTTTCAATGAATTTTAGCCAATCGGCAGGTTTTAAAGAATATGTGTGTATACGATGGGTAATGTATACAAAATCTTTACCGTTGTTGTCATAAAGATGGGTAAGGTCCTCTACAATTTTTTTCCCATGGGTTTCCCATGTGCAGATTTCATCCTCATTAATTTCAGCTACCACAAAACCATCAAAAAGAAAATAT from Costertonia aggregata harbors:
- a CDS encoding OmpA family protein, with amino-acid sequence MSKTTTNLIGILLTILAGTYFYITYCSECSVMAKEEPKDEVVVPAVPEATSYPFAFSDGDYAYNVNDNYNFNMSSSSILMPLSQKVTDGISSLRTYLSENAEKVLNVTGYYKSDEANKSAFPNLGLARANAVKNHLAENGIPSAQINTMGLLMDDMVADGVVFKGPVSYGLDNKSEDADAEIQALYEKITTNPLVLYFNTGQAAIDLSAEQRQKVADISRYLDKVENARAKVVGHTDNKGQRASNIKLGQERADFAMGYLVQNGIPETKIITTSEGPDSPVESNATEEGRTKNRRTVITLSK
- the amaB gene encoding L-piperidine-6-carboxylate dehydrogenase — protein: MSKIATEFGIDEALKALGIAALNEGTSTGSDNFSSGEVIESYSPVDGTLIGKVKTTSKTDYEKVMSTATTAFQSWRKKPAPLRGEIVRQFGDKLRESKEPLGKLVSYEMGKSYQEGLGEVQEMIDICDFAVGLSRQLHGLTMHSERPGHRMYEQYHPLGVVGIISAFNFPVAVWAWNTALAWICGDVCVWKPSEKTPLCGVACQHIAAEVFKANGLPEGISCLINGDYKVGEMMTNDGRIPLVSATGSIRMGKIVAQAVAARLGKSLLELGGNNAIIVTPDADIKMTVIGAVFGAVGTAGQRCTSTRRLIIHDSIYDKVKNAIVDAYEQLRIGNPLDENNHVGPLIDTDAVAQYNNALEKVVAEGGQIIVEGGVMQGEGYESGCYVKPAIAEAKNDFEIVQHETFAPVLYLLKYTGEVENAIAIQNGVVQGLSSAIMTNNLREAERFLSASGSDCGIANVNIGTSGAEIGGAFGGEKETGGGRESGSDAWKVYMRRQTNTINYTTELPLAQGIKFDL
- a CDS encoding nuclear transport factor 2 family protein, whose amino-acid sequence is MKSLSTVILLIIITSSNAQMTPEEVVQKQLETYNNLDIEGFMSVIGANIKIYDFETGKTTVDGYDQCKNVYDALFKSSPKLHSRILTRTVFDNKIIDHEYITGRKGSNTPLELVLIYEVNHEKITKITVLRKE
- a CDS encoding DUF1304 domain-containing protein; translation: MGMLTNILIGFVALLHIYFLYFEMFAWTTKGRKIFRKFPPELFEPTKPMAANQGLYNGFLAAGLIWTYFIGDPNWSSNIALFFLACVAIAGIYGALTVSKKIFYVQALPALISIALILFRL
- a CDS encoding 3-hydroxyanthranilate 3,4-dioxygenase, producing MSIAPPFNLTRWIEDNRDTLKPPVGNKNLYKDAGDYIVMVVAGPNARKDYHYNETEELFYQLEGDIEVHIQEDGKKKTMKLGPGDMYLHPAKIPHSPVRHKGSIGLVIERKRAHMKVDDGLLWFCDNCNNKLYEAYFTLNDIEKDFLGHFKYFYSSEELRTCDNCGTVMPVDERFIAKE
- a CDS encoding CAP domain-containing protein, producing the protein MKVRMHYAAFVLFVCTLASCSSEPIDGDTTNITKAENAVEVETELLEIVNNHRASLNRPALLFSEVAYEYANAHNDYMISKGSLSHDNFSSRASKISSKANAEMVAENVAKDYDTAAGAFQGWLKSVHHKNTMEGKFTHTAVSVKKDANGNYYFTQLFYR
- a CDS encoding alpha-2-macroglobulin family protein, giving the protein MHTKSILRLSVFFLLLVGCKSKQENLADQLDNLNKYQEYVNQVSHGIISAQSNVRVVLNTPVETWNNGDELDNDLLVVSPKVKGKVVALDNRTIAFVPENGFDQDTQYQFTLLLEDIVKEIPDELETLSFSVKTLKQQFNVYTDALQSYSKEKQYLNGQIRSSDVLALERAKELISAKHKGKSIHIKFDNVVKKGTQFQFKIDSIQRYEEDSEIEITWDGGKFNIESKGKSTIKIPGKNNFTVLDATVTTGEDQLVLVNFSDPIKKGQNFKGLVVLEGDNNLKYAVEGNSLKVYPSLDIKGTVNLEVFRGIESEDGHKLKQKFTERIAFEQLKPQIRFLTNGTILPSSNNLKINFEAVNLKAVDVSVLKIYQNNILQFLQGNNLNGTYNLRSVARPIVTKKIILQNSLSNANGKWSAHALDLSSIITPERGAMYRVELNFRPSYSSYKCDATNFDPEPEATENFDEEQEDSSWDGIENYYDDYGYYDYNWNERENPCDKSYYYDKKIGTNVLATDLGVTVKRGVNKSYFVAVNDILNTDPIAGAKVTFYNFQQQPIGSVTTDADGTSIFDSPKLAYFAVAENNGQKNYVKLNDGNVLSVSKFNVSGVQLQKGIKGFIFAERGVWRPGDQIFLSFMLNDNANDLPANHPIKLELLDPYNKVLHREIKTNGLNNFYHFDIKTNENAPTGNWLAKVSVGGASFTKTIKIETIKPNRLKIKTEFNAEVLNGAKPIQGNMEVKWLHGAVAKNLKADITAKFNPTTTQFKTFPGYIFDDPTRSFSTEEQVVFNNKIDAEGKAGFSINPQLSGKAPGMLSAAFITKVYENGGDFSTDVFTKPYSPFDTYIGLNAPKGDKTRGMLLTDVKHKFEVVTVDENGKPKATKNLKVSVFKVNWRWWWDTSADNLSNYSSSQYREMVYETTMNTGTNGKGNFNFELKYPGWGRYLVRVEDPDGGHATGKAVYIDWPGWAGKSRKNDPSAATMLVFSTDKETYNVGEMATITFPSSKGGRALVTVENGSEVLESLWVDTVEGETKFDLPITELYTPNIYINIALLQPHASTKNDSPIRLYGVTGIGVENKETKLQPKITMPEVLRPEETITVKVGEQNKKAMTYSIAIVDEGLLDLTRFKTPNPWDAFYAKEALGVKTWDVYGDVVGAFGGRIDQVFAIGGDGELAGAKNKKANRFEPMVVHLGPFSLKDGETKTHKIQIPKYVGSVRTMVVAGNPKKEAYGMAEKTTPVRKPLMILASLPRKITPGERVTLPVTVFAMEKKVKNVTLKIKKDKSFTVEGNTTQTLNFSQPDEKMAYFQLNVADFKGIGKVTVEASGNGEKASFEIPIDVVNPNPMTSEVTEIVLEGNASETLNFETFGVAGSNTAQIEFSTLPPMNFNGRMQYLIRYPHGCVEQTTSGAFPQLYLSDIFDMGGNRKKQVQQNIDRAIKRLGGMQNANGGFSYWPGQNYANDWGTTFAGHFLLEAEKKGYVLPIGFTSSWVKYQQSMAKQWRSGSNNSDLAQAYRLYTLALAGNADVASMNRLRETKGISNEAKFRLAATYALIGQAGVAKQILSTAKLDFEAYKHDYYTYGSSDRNRAMALETYVLLKDKAKAQDLAKTIAKRLSDKQWMSTQSTAYSLLAMAKFAEMVGGKGIKANLIVNGKSVNVATAKTLASRKIDVKKGDNTINLKNTEGNTVYVSVVNSGILPVGEEKTIQKNLFAQIRFKGRNGSRIDPTKITQGTDFVAEVTLTNTTSNNLKDMALTEIFPSGWEIVNTRFTDFGNFAQNQVTYTDLRDDRANFYFDMKKNETKTFRILLNASYLGKYYLPGIQAEAMYDNDYMVRTNGQWVEVIQ